Proteins encoded together in one Hevea brasiliensis isolate MT/VB/25A 57/8 chromosome 16, ASM3005281v1, whole genome shotgun sequence window:
- the LOC110663475 gene encoding cytochrome b561 domain-containing protein At4g18260 codes for MQKRMPVLQKLFSFTIYASFLLPVSSSPENVETTGNHTIVPSSKLVFEITVHGILLWISMGFLTPVGILIIRMSHREECGKRLKILFYLHSISQMLSVLLATAGAAMSIKYFNNAFNNHHQRIGVALYGIVWLQAFIGLLRPHRGSKARSIWFFLHWILGTTASLLGIINVYTGLQAYHQKTYKSIRLWTTFFIIEVSLIVFFYLLQDKWVYMQKQGVILGSEPESLTHQVTSTQDKQKESTTESC; via the exons ATGCAAAAAAGAATGCCAGTTCTGCAGAAACTGTTTTCTTTCACCATCTATGCAAGCTTCCTTCTTCCTGTCTCCTCTTCTCCAGAGAATGTTGAAACCACAGGCAACCACACAATAgtg CCAAGTTCTAAGCTGGTGTTTGAGATTACAGTCCATGGAATTCTCCTCTGGATATCAATGGGTTTCCTGACGCCTGTTGGAATACTCATCATCAGAATGTCACACAGAGAGGAATGTGGGAAAAGGCTCAAGATTCTTTTCTATCTTCATTCTATTTCACAG ATGCTGTCCGTACTTCTGGCTACAGCAGGAGCAGCGATGTCTATAAAATACTTCAACAATGCCTTCAATAATCATCATCAAAGAATAGGGGTAGCACTCTATGGTATTGTGTGGTTGCAAGCCTTTATTGGGTTGCTACGCCCACATAG AGGATCAAAAGCAAGAAGTATATGGTTCTTTTTGCACTGGATACTTGGAACTACTGCATCTCTCCTTGGAATTATCAATGTGTACACAGGATTACAGGCTTACCATCAAAAGACATACAAAAGCATAAGACTTTGGACTACATTTTTCATTATTGAGGTATCTTTAATTGTCTTCTTTTACTTGTTACAAGACAAATGGGTTTATATGCAAAAGCAGGGAGTGATTTTGGGCAGTGAACCTGAAAGTCTCACTCATCAAGTGACCTCTACACAAGATAAGCAGAAGGAATCCACCACTGAGTCTTgttga
- the LOC110663476 gene encoding protein VACUOLELESS1: MANVSVAAEWQLLSNRFYRKLEIYQMRWKHVDLSRNKVACAPFGGPIAIIRDDSKIVQLYSESALRKLRIFNSAGVLISETIWKHPGGRLIGMSWTDDQTLICIVQDGTIYRYNINAECLEPNYSMGKECFEQNVVDCVFWGNGVVCLTEAGKLFCVADFKDIKPYKLADPIIRMEEELPHCMAVIEPQYTVSGNVVVLLGVGDGIVTVDDDDVRQVESDDLRGPVQKLAVSHNGRILARFTHDGYLVMSNMQFDTIFEYQCESGLPPEQMAWCGLDSVLLYRDDMLLVVGPSEYCISYIYDEPVILIPECDGVRILSNTTLEFLQRVPDSTESIFKIGSTSPASLLVDALDHFDRRSAKADENLRLIRTSLPEAVEACVDAAGHEFDVSRQRTLLRAASYGQAFFGFGSNFQRDCIQEMCKTLRVLNAVRDFVIGVPLSIQQYKSLTAPVLIGRLINAHQHLLALRLSEYLGMNQEVVIMHWACSKITASLAIPDATLLEILLDKLKICKGISYAAVAAHADKSGRRKLAAMLVEYESRSSKQIPLLLSIGEEDTALTKATESGDPDLVYLVLFHIWLKRPALEFFGTIQARSFARDLFITYARSYKHEFLKDFFLSTGQLQDVAFLLWKESWELGKNPMASKGSPLHGPRIKLIEKAQNLFSETKEHTFESKAAEEHAKLLRIQHELEVSTKQAIFVDSSISDTIRTCIVLGNHRAAMKVKTEFKVSEKRWYWLKVFALATIRDWDALEKFSKEKRPPIGYRPFVEACIDADEKGEALKYIPKLGDPRERAEAYARIGMAKEAADAASQAKDGELLGRLKLSFAQNTAASSIFDTLRDRLSFQGVS; the protein is encoded by the exons ATGGCGAACGTCTCCGTTGCGGCGGAGTGGCAGCTGCTGAGCAATCGTTTCTATCGGAAACTTGAGATATACCAAATGCGGTGGAAACACGTGGACTTGAGCCGCAACAAGGTGGCCTGCGCCCCATTCGGCGGCCCGATTGCCATCATCCGCGACGACTCCAAGATCGTCCAGCTATACTCCGAATCTGCCCTGCGCAAACTCCGTATCTTCAACTCCGCCGGCGTCCTCATCTCCGAAACCATCTGGAAGCACCCCGGCGGCCGCCTAATCGGTATGTCATGGACCGACGATCAAACCCTAATCTGCATAGTCCAAGACGGTACGATTTATCGGTACAATATTAATGCTGAGTGTCTAGAACCCAATTATTCTATGGGGAAAGAGTGCTTTGAGCAGAATGTTGTGGACTGCGTGTTTTGGGGGAACGGTGTGGTGTGTTTGACGGAGGCTGGAAAGTTGTTTTGTGTGGCAGATTTTAAGGATATAAAACCGTATAAGCTGGCGGATCCCATAATTAGGATGGAGGAGGAGCTACCACATTGCATGGCTGTGATTGAACCGCAGTATACAGTGTCGGGGAACGTTGTGGTGCTGTTGGGAGTAGGAGATGGGATTGTGACTGTGGACGATGATGATGTGAGGCAGGTGGAAAGCGACGATTTGCGGGGGCCAGTGCAGAAACTTGCAGTTTCACATAATGGGAGGATTTTGGCGCGTTTTACGCATGATGGGTATCTTGTGATGTCAAATATGCAGTTTGATACCATCTTTGAGTATCAATGTGAG TCAGGCCTGCCTCCAGAGCAGATGGCTTGGTGTGGATTGGATAGTGTGTTGCTTTATCGAGATGATATGCTTTTGGTGGTGGGTCCTTCTGAATATTGCATATCCTACATTTATGATGAGCCTGTGATTCTTATCCCTGAGTGTGATGGAGTGAGGATTTTATCTAACACCACTCTGGAGTTTCTACAACGGGTACCTGATTCCACTGAATCTATCTTTAAGATTGGCAGCACCTCACCTGCATCATTACTAGTTGATGCATTAGATCATTTTGACAGGCGAAGTGCTAAG GCAGATGAAAATTTGAGATTGATTCGCACGTCCTTGCCAGAGGCTGTTGAAGCATGTGTTGATGCTGCAGGTCATGAATTTGATGTTTCCCGTCAACGGACACTATTAAGAGCTGCAAGCTATGGCCAAGCCTTTT TTGGCTTTGGAAGCAATTTTCAACGTGACTGTATTCAGGAGATGTGCAAAACTTTGCGGGTCTTAAATGCTGTGCGTGACTTTGTGATTGGTGTACCTCTAAGTATTCAGCAATATAAG TCACTTACAGCACCTGTTCTGATTGGTCGTTTGATTAATGCTCATCAACACCTTCTTGCACTGCGGCTATCAGAGTACCTTGGGATGAATCAA GAGGTGGTAATAATGCATTGGGCTTGTTCAAAGATAACGGCTTCGTTAGCCATTCCTGATGCAACTCTTCTTGAAATCTTGCTTGATAAG CTCAAAATATGCAAGGGCATATCTTATGCAGCAGTTGCTGCCCATGCTGATAAGAGTGGCCGGCGGAAGCTGGCTGCTATGCTTGTTGAATATGAATCACGCTCCTCCAAACAG ATTCCTCTCTTGTTAAGCATTGGAGAAGAAGATACAGCCTTGACGAAGGCAACTGAAAGCGGTGATCCTGACCTTGTTTACCTTGTCCTATTTCACATATGGCTAAAG AGGCCAGCCTTAGAGTTTTTCGGAACGATACAAGCCAGATCTTTTGCACGTGATTTGTTTATAACCTATGCACG GAGTTATAAACATGAATTCTTGAAGGACTTCTTCCTATCAACTGGGCAGCTTCAA GATGTGGCTTTTCTTTTATGGAAAGAATCATGGGAACTTGGAAAAAATCCAATGGCAAGTAAAGGATCTCCTCTTCATGGTCCGCGCATAAAGCTTATTGAAAAGGCCCAAAACCTTTTCTCAGAGACTAAGGAACATACCTTCGAGTCAAAAGCTGCTGAAGAGCATGCAAAATTGTTAAG AATTCAACATGAGTTAGAAGTGTCTACAAAGCAGGCTATTTTTGTTGATTCAAGTATCAGTGATACTATTAGGACATGCATTGTATTAGGAAATCATCGAGCTGCAATGAAAGTGAAAACAGAGTTTAAG GTTTCTGAGAAGAGATGGTATTGGCTTAAAGTTTTCGCTTTGGCAACAATTAGAGATTGGGATGCCCTGGAAAAGTTTTCCAAGGAGAAGAGGCCACCAATTG GTTATAGACCATTTGTGGAAGCATGCATTGATGCTGATGAAAAAGGGGAAGCTCTGAAATATATTCCAAAACTTGGGGATCCTAGAGAAAGAGCTGAG GCTTATGCTCGGATTGGCATGGCAAAGGAAGCTGCTGATGCTGCTTCCCAAGCAAAAGATGGGGAATTGCTTGGACGATTGAAATTGAGTTTTGCACAAAACACAGCAGCATCATCAATTTTTGATACTCTCCGAGATCGGCTGTCCTTCCAAGGCGTTTCTTAG
- the LOC110663477 gene encoding GDSL esterase/lipase At4g10955-like codes for MQINQILSNKKGRQDCKMENQGAEDAMAEEEAHPYAFHVSGPRNIASPNWRDLINSSWKNENYKRTVIACFIQAVYLLELDRQENRTEENALAPMWWTRFKYKLTQTLIDERDGSIFGAVLEWDRFAAFADMILVRPSGAPKAVLALRGKLLKSPTIRRDIEDDLRFLAWESLKGSVRFKLALEALKSVAESYGSCNVCIAGHSLGAGFAFQVGKALAKEGIYVEAHLFNPPSISIAMSLRNIGEKAGSAWKKIKSMLPSNGESQATDDMEDKASMVGLRNWVPNFIDKTSVGLKKWVPHLYVNDSDYICCYYTNPDGPEDKNANKENLGRANIINGQVAAKLFVMSKGKQKFLEAHGLEQWWSDDVQLQMALHNSKLISRQLKSLYNLPASQPTQ; via the exons ATGCAAATAAATCAAATACTATCAAACAAGAAAGGAAGACAAGATTGCAAGATGGAAAATCAAGGAGCAGAAGACGCTATGGCGGAAGAGGAAGCACACCCATATGCTTTTCACGTTTCTGGGCCTCGAAATATTGCTTCTCCCAATTGGAGAGACCTTATCAATTCCAGTTG GAAGAATGAGAACTACAAGAGAACTGTAATTGCCTGCTTTATTCAAGCAGTCTACTTGCTTGAGCTTGATAGACAGGAGAACAGAACAGAAGAGAATGCCCTTGCTCCAATGTGGTGGACACGCTTCAAGTACAAACTAACCCAAACATTAATTGATGAAAGAGATGGATCAATATTTGGTGCAGTGTTAGAATGGGACAGATTTGCAGCATTTGCTGATATGATACTTGTCAGACCTAGTGGAGCACCTAAAGCTGTTTTAGCACTCCGAGGAAAACTACTTAAAAGCCCAACAATCCGAAGGGATATTGAAGATGACCTTCGTTTTCTTGCTTGGGAAAGCTTGAAGGGTTCTGTTAGATTCAAATTGGCACTGGAAGCATTAAAATCAGTTGCTGAAAGCTATGGAAGCTGCAATGTATGCATTGCAGGCCATTCTTTGGGTGCTGGCTTTGCTTTCCAAGTGGGAAAAGCATTAGCTAAAGAAGGGATATATGTGGAAGCCCATTTATTCAATCCTCCCTCAATTTCTATAGCAATGAGCTTAAGGAATATTGGGGAAAAAGCTGGATCTGCTTGGAAGAAAATTAAATCTATGCTTCCTTCAAATGGTGAATCTCAGGCCACCGATGATATGGAGGACAAAGCTTCTATGGTGGGATTGAGGAATTGGGTACCCAATTTCATAGATAAAACTTCTGTGGGATTGAAAAAATGGGTACCACATTTATATGTGAACGACAGTGATTACATTTGTTGCTATTACACCAACCCTGATGGACCTGAAGATAAAAACGCTAATAAGGAGAATCTAGGTCGTGCAAATattataaatggacaagttgcaGCAAAGTTGTTTGTCATGTCTAAGGGAAAACAAAAGTTTCTTGAGGCTCATGGCTTAGAACAATGGTGGTCTGATGATGTGCAACTTCAAATGGCTCTCCACAACAGCAAGCTGATAAGCAGGCAGCTGAAATCCTTGTATAACCTACCAGCTTCTCAACCAACACAATGA
- the LOC110663478 gene encoding conserved oligomeric Golgi complex subunit 5: MASPAALQRSPLPSSATTSSSASPLQRLSTFKNPSSSSHLPPTTAAASPLDSFAKDPILSPFLSPSFSSTSFSSAALSSGSPASTAEHLHHAIRLLESQLRTEVLSRHTELLNQLSSLKHAEHALSTIRSAVSSLQSSVRRVRSELSEPHKSIQSKTLQLSNLHCTTEILQHTIRALRLSKKLRDLISASETEPEKLDLAKAAQLHCEILNMCSEYDLMGIDCIDEELNWVKEIGERLRDEAMKVLERGMEGLNQAEVGTGLQVFYNLGELKVTVEQLVNKYKGIGVKSVSVALDMKAISSGGGYGPGGVRGSGTPQIGGGARAREAIWQRMGTCMDKLHSVVVAVWHLQRVLSKKRDPFTHVLLLDEVIKEGDSMLTDRVWEALVKAFASQMKSAFTASSFVKEIFTVGYPKLFSLIENLLERISRDTDVKGVFPAISLEGKEEMVQAIEIFRTAFLALCFGGLSDLVNTVFPVSSRGSVPTKDQISRIISRIQEEIEAVQLDGRLTLLLLREIGKVLLLLAERAEYQISAGHEARQIAGLATPAQVKNFALCQHLQEVHTRISSMIVGLPAIAADVLSPSLGAIYGVARESVTPLFKAMVDCLESCILQIHEQNFGVLGMDAAMDNNASPYMEELQKCILHFRTEFLCRLLPSSANPTTAGAETICTQLVRSMASRVLTFFIRHASLVRPLSESGKLRMARDMAELELAVGQNLFPVEQLGPPYRALRAFRPLIFLETSQLEASPLLQDLPPSVILHHLYSRGPDELQSPLQRNKLTPLQYSLWLDSQGEDQIWKGIKATLDDYAVKVRSRGDKEFSPVYPLMLRLGSSLTENAPVSQKP; encoded by the exons ATGGCTTCACCAGCAGCACTGCAAAGATCTCCACTCCCCTCCTCCGCCACTACCTCGTCTTCTGCATCCCCTCTCCAACGCCTCTCTACCTTCAAAAATCCCTCCTCTTCCTCCCATCTTCCACCTACCACCGCCGCAGCTTCCCCCTTAGACTCATTTGCCAAAGACCCTATCCTCTCCCCTTTTCTCTCCCCATCCTTCTCCTCCACTTCCTTCTCTTCTGCGGCCCTCTCTTCTGGGTCCCCGGCTTCCACTGCCGAACACCTCCACCATGCCATCCGCCTCCTCGAATCCCAACTCCGCACTGAAGTCCTATCTCGCCACACTGAACTCCTCAACCAATTATCATCTCTCAAGCATGCTGAACACGCTCTCTCCACCATTCGATCCGCCGTATCCTCCCTCCAGTCATCTGTGCGCCGCGTACGATCAGAGCTTTCCGAACCCCATAAATCCATCCAATCCAAAACCCTCCAACTCTCCAATCTCCATTGCACCACGGAGATTTTGCAACACACGATCCGTGCTCTCCGACTTTCAAAGAAGCTCCGTGATCTGATCTCGGCCTCGGAGACAGAGCCTGAGAAGCTGGATCTGGCCAAGGCAGCGCAGCTCCATTGTGAGATCTTGAATATGTGCAGTGAATATGACTTGATGGGAATCGATTGCATTGACGAAGAGCTCAATTGGGTTAAAGAAATTGGCGAAAGATTGCGAGATGAGGCAATGAAAGTTCTGGAGAGGGGAATGGAGGGATTGAATCAGGCTGAAGTTGGTACAGGATTGCAAGTGTTCTATAATTTGGGAGAGTTAAAGGTTACTGTGGAGCAGCTGGTGAATAAGTACAAGGGGATTGGGGTGAAGAGTGTGAGTGTGGCGTTGGATATGAAGGCCATTTCCTCCGGAGGTGGTTATGGACCTGGAGGGGTAAGAGGGAGCGGAACACCGCAAATTGGAGGAGGGGCGAGGGCCAGAGAAGCGATCTGGCAGAGGATGGGAACATGTATGGATAAATTGCATTCCGTTGTGGTTGCTGTTTGGCATTTGCAGAGGGTcttgtccaagaaaagagatccTTTTACGCATGTCTTGTTGCTTGATGAGGTTATCAAG GAAGGTGATTCCATGTTGACTGATCGAGTTTGGGAGGCACTTGTGAAGGCTTTTGCAAGCCAAATGAAGTCTGCTTTCACTGCATCAAGTTTTGTTAAGGAGATATTTACTGTGGGATATCCAAAGCTCTTCTCACTGATAGAGAATCTATTAGAAAGGATCTCACGAGATACAGATGTCAAGGGAGTTTTTCCAGCCATCAGCTTGGAAGGGAAAGAAGAGATGGTTCAAGCTATTGAGATTTTCCGGACAGCTTTCTTGGCTTTGTGTTTTGGTGGCCTTTCAGATCTTGTAAATACTGTTTTCCCAGTGTCCAGCCGTGGAAGTGTTCCCACGAAAGATCAAATCTCCAGAATTATATCACGCATTCAGGAAGAAATTGAAGCTGTTCAGTTGGATGGGCGTTTAACACTTCTTTTATTGCGTGAAATTGGCAAGGTTTTGCTTCTGCTTGCAGAACGAGCTGAATACCAG ATTTCTGCTGGTCATGAGGCTCGACAAATTGCGGGTCTTGCAACTCCAGCACAAGTCAAGAACTTTGCGTTATGTCAGCATCTGCAAGAAGTTCATACACGCATATCATCTATGATTGTTGGACTGCCTGCTATTGCTGCAGACGTGTTATCTCCCTCACTGGGTGCAATTTATGGGGTCGCTCGTGAGTCAGTCACACCTTTGTTCAAAGCAATGGTTGACTGTCTGGAGTCTTGCATCTTGCAAATTCATGAACAGAACTTCGGTGTTCTTGGCATGGATGCTGCAATGGACAACAATGCTTCCCCTTACATGGAGGAGTTGCAGAAGTGCATTCTTCACTTTCGTACTGAGTTCTTGTGTCGGCTTTTACCTTCTTCTGCAAATCCTACAACTGCAGGAGCAGAAACTATATGCACCCAGCTTGTCAGAAGCATGGCATCACGGGTTTTGACATTCTTTATCAGGCATGCTTCTCTTGTACGACCCCTTTCAGAATCAGGTAAACTCAGAATGGCTAGAGACATGGCTGAGCTGGAGTTAGCTGTAGGCCAAAACTTGTTCCCAGTTGAACAACTTGGTCCACCCTACCGGGCCCTACGAGCATTTCGGCCTCTTATTTTCTTGGAGACATCTCAACTGGAAGCTTCCCCACTTCTTCAAGATCTGCCACCAAGTGTCATACTGCACCACCTTTACTCCCGAGGCCCTGATGAATTACAGTCTCCGCTGCAAAGAAACAAACTTACACCTTTGCAGTATTCATTGTGGTTAGATTCTCAAGGAGAGGATCAGATTTGGAAAGGTATTAAAGCCACACTTGATGATTATGCTGTGAAGGTTAGATCAAGGGGAGACAAGGAATTTAGCCCTGTATACCCCCTTATGCTTCGGTTAGGATCCTCTTTGACGGAGAATGCTCCTGTGTCCCAAAAGCCTTAA